One genomic region from Amycolatopsis sp. FBCC-B4732 encodes:
- a CDS encoding TM0106 family RecB-like putative nuclease: MVTPADLADLLECEHRSLLHQAWAAGLPGAPRPADTAVPGRRPEAAEAEATEAAIRAGAPEIPRAVLRDGDFTGQVDALVKNAEGRYEVFDAQPVRHPTPGAVVRLTACADALGEAAGPLLHLGLSDGTTRTLRVEDFRPLVARLRARLRDRAPRVPVPVWADERPACAGCAFARHCSSAREADRDLSLVAGMRGDQRRKLTAAGLGSIDALAAAGPGDRPRDLSVTAFEALRAQAALQVRQDTTGEIAYEVVDPDALAALPAPAPGDVFADLAGDPHALAGEGLEYLFGAVTEADERQFTAFWAHSRAQEKQAFEDFVDFAAARVAEHPGSHVYHYAPYEVTAIKRLAAVHGTREETVDHLLRSGAVVDLHAVVRKALRVSQRSYSIRHLEPLYQPGARGKTAVSDVDEYEEYLAFDRSGEPERAEEVLRRIAEDTEDDCVSALRLFGFLHRVRAEAGIDTPEPAEESAEDALLRAAEEDVAAERRAERAAALAALVDPLLDGLPDDPAGFTADDRARALLAASVGYHRRETNPAWWEYFRQLAAPLGDLEVDTACAVPVALEAGEWVPPAGRVRTAKRTLQLACDPDRPHPFAPGDEVRLRYGDIARDAKVVAASAVELTVEESSPPDATTNDRPTAVLPGSPVRPSPKDEAVAELARLTVDALPALPRHPGIDLLRRTPPRLRFGEALPAPGDDLVATVIEAAEELDGSTLAVQGPPGAGKTYLAGRLIARLVRAGRTVAVTSNSHKAVENVLSAAKKSAPDLPCAKRAKRTPDPAAPWDQPKSNPALVKWREEHDTGHLVGGTAWTFANAAIREEPFDYLIIDEAGQFALADALAVSVCARNVLLLGDPQQLPQVVQGTHPAGAEASALGHLIGEADIMPPELGYFLDETRRMHPAVCAPVSDLSYAGRLHAHPTAADRSLEGVEAGLYVAETDHTGNTTRSVEEATVVTAIVADLHGRAWTDHGTTRPLGDADIVVVAPYNLQARTVTRALEEAGFPGVRVGTVDRFQGQEAPVVITTMTSSSAVDLPRGLDFLLSRNRLNVALSRAQALAILVCSPRLVEADIRTVEQLRLVAGMIGLLTAARPWPAG, from the coding sequence ATGGTCACCCCAGCCGATCTTGCCGACCTGCTCGAATGTGAGCACCGCAGCCTCCTCCATCAGGCCTGGGCCGCCGGGCTGCCGGGTGCGCCGCGCCCCGCCGACACCGCGGTGCCCGGCCGGCGTCCTGAGGCCGCGGAAGCCGAAGCGACCGAAGCGGCCATCCGGGCCGGGGCGCCCGAGATTCCCCGGGCCGTCCTCCGGGACGGCGACTTCACGGGCCAGGTCGACGCTCTCGTCAAGAACGCCGAAGGCCGCTACGAGGTCTTCGACGCCCAGCCGGTCCGGCACCCGACGCCTGGCGCCGTCGTGCGGCTCACCGCCTGTGCCGACGCCCTCGGCGAGGCCGCCGGGCCGCTCCTGCACCTCGGGCTGAGCGACGGCACCACCCGCACGCTGCGCGTCGAAGACTTCCGGCCCCTCGTCGCCCGGCTGCGGGCCCGCCTGCGCGATCGCGCCCCGCGGGTGCCCGTCCCCGTGTGGGCCGACGAACGCCCGGCCTGCGCCGGCTGCGCGTTCGCCCGGCACTGCTCGTCGGCCCGGGAGGCCGACCGGGACCTCTCGCTCGTCGCCGGGATGCGCGGTGACCAGCGGCGCAAGCTGACCGCCGCGGGCCTGGGCTCGATCGACGCGCTCGCCGCCGCCGGGCCGGGCGACCGGCCGCGGGACCTGTCCGTGACGGCGTTCGAGGCCCTGCGTGCCCAGGCCGCGCTCCAGGTCCGGCAGGACACCACCGGCGAGATCGCCTACGAGGTCGTCGACCCCGACGCGCTGGCCGCCCTGCCGGCACCCGCGCCCGGCGACGTCTTCGCCGACCTCGCCGGTGACCCGCACGCCCTCGCCGGCGAGGGGCTGGAGTATCTCTTCGGCGCGGTCACCGAGGCGGACGAGCGGCAGTTCACGGCGTTCTGGGCGCACAGCCGGGCCCAGGAGAAGCAGGCCTTCGAGGACTTCGTCGACTTCGCCGCCGCGCGCGTCGCCGAGCACCCCGGTTCGCACGTCTACCACTACGCGCCCTACGAGGTGACCGCGATCAAGCGGCTCGCGGCCGTGCACGGCACCCGCGAGGAGACCGTCGACCACCTGCTGCGCAGCGGCGCGGTCGTGGACCTGCACGCCGTCGTGCGCAAGGCGCTGCGCGTGTCGCAGCGGTCGTACTCGATCCGCCACCTCGAGCCGCTCTACCAGCCCGGCGCCCGCGGCAAGACCGCCGTGTCCGACGTCGACGAGTACGAGGAGTACCTGGCGTTCGACCGGTCCGGCGAGCCGGAGCGCGCGGAAGAGGTGCTGCGCCGGATCGCCGAGGACACCGAGGACGACTGCGTCTCCGCCCTGCGGCTGTTCGGTTTCCTGCACCGCGTCCGCGCCGAAGCCGGGATCGACACGCCCGAACCGGCCGAGGAGTCCGCCGAGGACGCCCTGCTGCGCGCGGCCGAGGAAGACGTCGCCGCCGAGCGGCGTGCCGAACGGGCCGCGGCGCTGGCGGCGCTGGTCGACCCGCTGCTCGACGGGCTGCCGGACGACCCCGCCGGCTTCACCGCGGACGACCGCGCCCGCGCGCTGCTGGCGGCGTCGGTCGGCTACCACCGCCGCGAGACCAACCCGGCCTGGTGGGAGTACTTCCGCCAGCTGGCCGCGCCGCTCGGCGACCTCGAAGTCGACACCGCCTGCGCCGTCCCGGTGGCGCTGGAAGCGGGGGAGTGGGTGCCCCCGGCCGGGCGGGTGCGCACGGCGAAGCGGACGCTGCAGCTCGCGTGCGACCCCGACCGGCCGCACCCGTTCGCGCCCGGCGACGAGGTGCGGCTGCGCTACGGCGACATCGCCCGCGACGCGAAGGTCGTCGCGGCGTCGGCGGTCGAGCTGACCGTGGAGGAGAGCAGCCCGCCGGACGCCACCACGAACGACCGGCCGACCGCGGTCCTGCCCGGCAGCCCGGTGCGGCCCTCGCCCAAGGACGAAGCCGTCGCCGAGCTGGCCCGCCTGACCGTCGACGCGCTCCCGGCGCTGCCGCGGCACCCCGGGATCGACCTGCTTCGCCGGACCCCGCCCCGCCTGCGCTTCGGCGAGGCGCTGCCCGCGCCGGGGGACGACCTGGTCGCCACGGTGATCGAGGCCGCCGAAGAGCTGGACGGCTCGACGCTCGCCGTCCAGGGGCCGCCGGGTGCGGGCAAGACCTACCTCGCCGGCCGGCTGATCGCGCGGCTCGTGCGGGCCGGCCGGACCGTCGCGGTCACCTCGAACAGCCACAAGGCCGTGGAAAACGTGCTGAGCGCGGCGAAGAAGAGCGCGCCGGACCTGCCGTGCGCCAAGCGCGCGAAGCGGACGCCGGACCCGGCGGCGCCGTGGGACCAGCCGAAGAGCAACCCGGCGCTGGTCAAGTGGCGCGAGGAGCACGACACCGGCCACCTGGTCGGCGGGACGGCGTGGACCTTCGCCAACGCCGCGATCCGCGAAGAGCCGTTCGACTACCTGATCATCGACGAGGCGGGCCAGTTCGCCCTCGCCGACGCGCTCGCGGTGTCCGTGTGCGCCAGGAACGTCCTGCTGCTGGGCGATCCGCAGCAGCTGCCGCAGGTCGTGCAGGGCACGCACCCGGCGGGCGCGGAGGCCTCGGCGCTGGGCCACCTCATCGGCGAGGCCGACATCATGCCGCCCGAGCTGGGCTACTTCCTCGACGAGACGCGGCGGATGCACCCGGCCGTGTGCGCGCCGGTGTCGGACCTGTCCTACGCGGGCCGCCTGCACGCCCACCCGACGGCGGCCGACCGGTCGCTCGAAGGCGTCGAGGCGGGGTTGTACGTGGCCGAGACCGACCACACCGGCAACACGACCCGGTCGGTCGAGGAAGCCACGGTCGTCACCGCGATCGTCGCGGACCTGCACGGCCGCGCGTGGACCGACCACGGCACGACCCGGCCCCTCGGCGACGCCGATATCGTCGTGGTCGCGCCTTACAACCTGCAGGCGCGCACAGTGACCCGTGCGCTGGAGGAAGCCGGGTTCCCCGGGGTGCGGGTGGGCACGGTCGACCGGTTCCAGGGGCAGGAAGCGCCGGTGGTGATCACGACGATGACGTCGTCGTCGGCGGTCGACCTGCCCCGCGGGCTCGACTTCCTGTTGTCCCGCAACCGGCTCAACGTCGCCCTCTCGCGGGCGCAGGCTCTCGCGATCCTGGTCTGCTCGCCGCGCCTGGTCGAGGCCGACATCCGGACCGTGGAGCAGCTGCGCCTGGTCGCGGGCATGATCGGCCTGCTGACCGCGGCCCGCCCCTGGCCGGCCGGCTAG
- a CDS encoding IclR family transcriptional regulator, with translation MLGRALKVLEAFTPDHPALRLSEVARRAGLPAATAHRLLREFCTWGALERDETGVYRVGLRLWELGSLAPRGLGLRERALPFLEDLSQITRENVQLAVREGTEVVFIERIAGSGAVPVLTRVGGRFALTATGVGLVLLAHAPAEVQEDVLSRPIERYTPDTVTDPGRLRHLLADVRTHGFSISERQVTLDSLSVGAPIHDARGQVVAAVSLVVRHGSASPHALAPLVRTSARAISRALG, from the coding sequence GTGCTCGGCCGCGCGCTCAAGGTGCTCGAAGCCTTCACCCCCGACCACCCCGCGCTGCGGCTGAGCGAGGTCGCCCGCCGCGCCGGGCTGCCCGCGGCCACCGCGCACCGGCTGCTGCGGGAGTTCTGTACCTGGGGCGCGCTCGAACGCGACGAAACCGGCGTCTACCGGGTCGGGTTGCGGCTGTGGGAACTGGGCTCGCTCGCCCCGCGCGGTCTCGGCCTGCGCGAGCGCGCTCTCCCGTTCCTGGAAGACCTTTCGCAGATCACCCGCGAGAACGTCCAGCTCGCCGTCCGCGAGGGCACCGAGGTCGTCTTCATCGAGCGCATCGCCGGCTCGGGCGCGGTTCCCGTGCTGACCCGCGTCGGCGGGCGGTTCGCGCTGACCGCCACCGGGGTCGGGCTCGTCCTGCTCGCCCACGCGCCCGCCGAGGTGCAGGAAGACGTCCTCAGCCGCCCGATCGAGCGGTACACGCCGGACACCGTCACCGATCCGGGCCGGCTGCGGCACCTGCTCGCCGACGTCCGCACCCACGGGTTTTCCATCAGCGAGCGGCAGGTGACCCTCGACAGCCTGTCGGTCGGCGCGCCGATCCACGACGCCCGCGGCCAGGTCGTGGCGGCGGTGTCGCTCGTCGTGCGGCACGGCAGTGCGTCGCCGCACGCGCTGGCTCCGCTGGTCCGGACGAGCGCCCGGGCGATCTCCCGCGCCCTCGGCTGA
- a CDS encoding MGH1-like glycoside hydrolase domain-containing protein encodes MANDVRRRFGAAVLVVATASGVLTGPASATPPARPSLEFANPSSQALYGTAYDAALDNLMRTNTIGYDPKYDKSGLLDPAVGFVRAGGGYAQPWTRDASVNSWNATSLLDPALARNTLWAVVDKDAGGALRVQQDDQQWDQVVWATAAWHHFLVTGDRGFLENAYATTKNTLGIRETATTAGFNRTYGLFTGASFFNDGIAGYPAPPADATESVSTGSMPWPGVASGMFLSTNEVYYAAYVNAANMAGQLGRPAAEAAAYRTKATALKNAINRNFWNPKTGLYDYQLLADGTRGAYQEGTGLAFALIFGVANPAQARSIVANAREMAWGMPDTYPNWARYSDTQPGRHNAIVWPLVQGLWAKALAGQGDQNGFAAETTRLAKLAGGNSGFWEIYHGGTGVVDGGYQRLGDTVKFHWGSEPDQTWSATAFLDMVHSGLFGLRFTAGGLAFAPTLPSGWGDVTLRHLRYRAADLTVTLRGAGTAIRSVTLDGRPASAELPATLSGAHTVEITVTGAPAGDRDGDGVPDAQDRCADTAGTVAGCPDPAHLEAEDAHNTGGVKTNVNHTGYSGRAFVDGLWAEGAASAFTVHRAGAAPATGTLTVRYANANGDARTVTLSVDGRPLRQLSFPKVSDSWDDWGTATFADIPVTGPDPALTLSYAAGDTARINLDWLGYR; translated from the coding sequence ATGGCAAACGACGTCCGGCGGCGGTTCGGCGCGGCGGTCCTGGTGGTGGCGACGGCGAGCGGGGTGCTCACCGGCCCCGCGTCCGCGACTCCCCCGGCCCGCCCGTCCCTCGAGTTCGCGAACCCGAGCAGCCAAGCGTTGTACGGCACCGCCTACGACGCGGCGCTCGACAACCTGATGCGCACCAACACGATCGGCTACGACCCGAAGTACGACAAGAGCGGCCTGCTCGACCCGGCCGTAGGCTTCGTCCGCGCGGGCGGCGGGTACGCCCAGCCGTGGACGCGCGACGCGTCGGTCAACAGCTGGAACGCGACGAGCCTCCTCGACCCCGCGCTCGCGCGGAACACCCTGTGGGCGGTGGTCGACAAGGACGCCGGCGGCGCCCTGCGCGTGCAGCAGGACGACCAGCAGTGGGACCAGGTCGTCTGGGCGACCGCCGCGTGGCACCACTTCCTCGTCACCGGCGACCGCGGGTTCCTCGAAAACGCCTACGCCACCACGAAGAACACGCTGGGCATCCGCGAAACCGCGACCACGGCCGGGTTCAACCGCACCTACGGGCTGTTCACCGGCGCGTCGTTCTTCAACGACGGCATCGCCGGCTACCCCGCGCCGCCCGCCGACGCCACCGAATCGGTGAGCACCGGCAGCATGCCGTGGCCCGGCGTCGCGAGCGGGATGTTCTTGAGCACCAACGAGGTCTACTACGCGGCCTACGTCAACGCCGCGAACATGGCCGGGCAGCTGGGCCGCCCCGCCGCGGAAGCCGCCGCGTACCGCACCAAGGCCACCGCGCTGAAGAACGCGATCAACCGGAACTTCTGGAACCCGAAGACCGGCCTCTACGACTACCAGCTCCTCGCCGACGGCACCCGCGGCGCGTACCAGGAGGGCACCGGGCTGGCGTTCGCGCTGATCTTCGGCGTCGCGAACCCCGCGCAGGCGCGCTCGATCGTCGCCAACGCCCGCGAAATGGCGTGGGGCATGCCCGACACCTACCCGAACTGGGCGCGCTACTCCGACACGCAGCCGGGCCGGCACAACGCCATCGTCTGGCCGCTCGTCCAGGGCCTGTGGGCGAAAGCGCTCGCCGGGCAGGGCGACCAGAACGGCTTCGCCGCCGAGACCACGCGCCTGGCGAAGCTGGCCGGCGGCAACAGCGGCTTCTGGGAGATCTACCACGGCGGCACCGGGGTCGTCGACGGCGGCTACCAGCGGCTCGGCGACACCGTGAAGTTCCACTGGGGTTCCGAACCCGACCAGACCTGGTCGGCGACCGCGTTCCTCGACATGGTCCACAGTGGACTGTTCGGGCTGCGCTTCACCGCCGGCGGCCTGGCCTTCGCCCCGACCCTGCCCAGCGGCTGGGGTGACGTCACCCTGCGGCACCTGCGCTACCGCGCCGCGGACCTCACCGTCACCCTGCGCGGCGCCGGGACCGCGATCCGCTCGGTCACCCTCGACGGCAGGCCCGCCTCCGCCGAACTCCCGGCCACGCTCAGCGGCGCGCACACCGTCGAGATCACGGTGACCGGCGCACCCGCGGGCGATCGCGACGGCGACGGCGTCCCCGACGCCCAGGACCGCTGCGCCGACACCGCCGGAACCGTCGCGGGCTGCCCGGATCCGGCGCACCTGGAGGCCGAAGACGCGCACAACACCGGCGGGGTCAAGACGAACGTGAACCACACCGGCTACTCCGGGCGCGCGTTCGTCGACGGGCTCTGGGCCGAGGGCGCGGCGTCGGCGTTCACGGTCCACCGCGCCGGCGCCGCACCCGCGACCGGCACGCTCACCGTCCGCTACGCCAACGCCAACGGCGACGCCCGCACCGTGACGCTGTCGGTGGACGGCCGCCCGCTGCGGCAGCTGAGCTTCCCGAAGGTCTCCGACAGCTGGGACGACTGGGGCACGGCGACCTTCGCCGACATCCCGGTCACCGGCCCGGACCCCGCGCTCACCCTGTCCTACGCGGCCGGCGACACCGCCCGGATCAACCTCGACTGGCTCGGGTACCGCTGA
- a CDS encoding aromatic ring-hydroxylating dioxygenase subunit alpha, producing MSAIPRDQWYVAAYGSEIGAELFSRTICGEPVLFWRTRDGSVTAVADRCVHRRFPLSQAPSRLVDDQVVCGYHGFTYGADGKCVAVPGQARVPRTARLPRYPVVEQDSFVWVFIGDPADAGAARIPRAPYLDSPGYTTVSGMEPLRARYSLLVDNLLDLSHETYLHGGYIGTPEVAATPITTEVDEENAVVYVSRHMADAECPPFYAKSTGLQGRISRWQDIEYTPPCLYKLHSRIAPVGSVPRPDGSDPDAFHVEVVYAITPETEHSTHDFWAVARDFALDDEGVSAFLAENNRTVVLQDVEALDVLERVIATEPDGYQELSVNIDTGGLAARRMLQRLVSP from the coding sequence ATGAGCGCCATTCCCCGTGACCAGTGGTACGTCGCCGCCTACGGCTCCGAAATCGGCGCAGAACTGTTCAGCCGCACCATCTGCGGCGAACCGGTCCTGTTCTGGCGGACCCGCGACGGGAGCGTGACGGCCGTGGCCGACCGGTGCGTCCACCGGCGGTTCCCCTTGTCCCAGGCGCCTTCCCGGCTCGTCGACGACCAGGTCGTCTGCGGCTACCACGGCTTCACCTACGGCGCCGACGGTAAGTGCGTGGCCGTGCCGGGCCAGGCGCGGGTGCCCCGGACCGCGCGGCTGCCGCGGTACCCCGTCGTGGAGCAGGACTCCTTCGTCTGGGTGTTCATCGGCGACCCCGCCGACGCCGGCGCCGCGCGGATCCCGCGCGCGCCCTACCTCGACTCCCCCGGCTACACCACGGTCTCGGGGATGGAACCGTTGCGGGCGCGGTATTCGCTGCTCGTCGACAACCTGCTGGACCTCTCGCACGAGACCTACCTGCACGGCGGCTACATCGGCACCCCCGAGGTCGCCGCCACGCCGATCACGACGGAAGTCGACGAGGAGAACGCCGTCGTCTACGTCTCGCGGCACATGGCCGACGCCGAATGCCCGCCGTTCTACGCCAAGTCGACCGGCCTGCAGGGCCGCATCTCGCGCTGGCAGGACATCGAATACACCCCGCCCTGCCTGTACAAGCTGCACAGCCGCATCGCGCCGGTCGGGTCCGTGCCGCGCCCCGACGGCAGCGACCCGGACGCCTTCCACGTCGAGGTCGTCTACGCCATCACCCCCGAGACCGAGCACTCCACGCACGACTTCTGGGCCGTCGCCAGGGACTTCGCGCTCGACGACGAAGGCGTGTCGGCGTTCCTGGCCGAGAACAACCGCACGGTGGTGCTGCAGGACGTCGAAGCACTCGACGTCCTCGAGCGGGTCATCGCCACCGAACCCGATGGCTACCAGGAACTTTCGGTCAACATCGACACCGGTGGCCTGGCGGCGCGCCGGATGCTGCAGCGGCTGGTCTCGCCGTGA
- a CDS encoding MerR family transcriptional regulator, producing the protein MITIGRLARYAGVSVKTVRVYHAKGLLPEPERDASGYRRYTAAHAIDLLKIRTLAEAGVPLARIKDLGDATPEQVREALHDVDRELTAHIRRLRETQRRLRRLGSGPVHGLPTEVARHLEHLPELGFSARWVAMETDLWILVYATHPEQAAESFRDQAQALTDPALRQLYLDYDRAHDLPPADPAIDALAGRIVTATRQRYGPGPLPGLDAPSAVPALIQSAVNAGSPAWRRLDGLLRAQLFPGR; encoded by the coding sequence GTGATCACCATCGGCAGGCTGGCCCGCTACGCCGGCGTCTCGGTCAAGACGGTCCGCGTCTACCACGCGAAAGGCCTGCTCCCGGAGCCGGAACGGGACGCATCCGGGTACCGGCGCTACACCGCCGCGCACGCGATCGACCTGCTCAAGATCCGCACCCTCGCCGAAGCCGGCGTGCCGCTGGCGCGCATCAAGGACCTCGGCGACGCGACGCCCGAGCAGGTCCGCGAAGCGCTGCACGACGTCGACCGCGAGCTGACCGCGCACATCCGCCGTCTCCGCGAGACGCAGCGTCGCCTCCGCCGGCTCGGGTCCGGGCCGGTGCACGGGCTGCCGACCGAAGTCGCGCGGCACCTCGAGCACCTGCCGGAGCTGGGCTTTTCCGCGCGCTGGGTCGCCATGGAGACGGACCTGTGGATCCTGGTGTACGCGACGCACCCGGAGCAGGCTGCGGAGTCCTTCCGCGACCAGGCCCAGGCCCTGACCGACCCGGCGCTGCGGCAGCTCTACCTGGACTACGACCGCGCCCACGACCTGCCTCCGGCGGACCCGGCGATCGACGCCCTCGCCGGCCGGATCGTGACGGCGACCCGGCAGCGCTACGGCCCCGGTCCCCTGCCCGGCCTGGACGCGCCCTCGGCGGTCCCGGCCTTGATCCAGAGTGCGGTCAACGCCGGGTCACCGGCGTGGCGACGCCTCGACGGCCTGCTCCGCGCCCAGCTGTTCCCCGGGAGGTAG
- a CDS encoding PDR/VanB family oxidoreductase, whose protein sequence is MNLVVETKETVADGVVRLTVRAPDGGPLPPWEPGAHVDLELPGGVRQYSLCGRPEDTSAYQVAVLREPAGRGGSAYVHDELAPEHRVRVSEPRNHFPLVPAERYLFVAGGIGITPILPMLERAGDWQLVYGGRTRSSMAFTDELARYGDRVTIRPQDEDGLLDLAGLPVEPGTAVYCCGPAPLLTAVERLGLENLHVERFAAEPDDGPRTAFEVELAGSGRVLAVPADRSILDVVEEAGVTVLSSCREGTCGTCETGVLGGTPEHRDAVLTDAEREESEVMMLCVSRARSPRLVLDL, encoded by the coding sequence ATGAACCTGGTCGTGGAAACCAAGGAAACCGTGGCCGACGGCGTCGTCCGCCTGACGGTGCGCGCGCCGGACGGCGGGCCGCTGCCGCCGTGGGAACCCGGCGCGCACGTCGACCTCGAGCTGCCCGGCGGCGTGCGGCAGTACTCCCTGTGCGGCCGCCCCGAAGACACCTCGGCGTACCAGGTCGCGGTGCTGCGGGAGCCCGCCGGCCGCGGCGGCTCGGCGTACGTGCACGACGAGCTGGCGCCCGAGCACCGGGTCCGGGTGTCGGAGCCGCGCAACCACTTCCCGCTGGTGCCCGCCGAGCGGTACCTGTTCGTCGCGGGCGGCATCGGCATCACGCCGATCCTGCCGATGCTCGAACGGGCCGGCGACTGGCAGCTCGTGTACGGCGGCCGGACGCGCTCGTCGATGGCCTTCACCGACGAGCTGGCCCGCTACGGCGACCGCGTGACGATCCGGCCGCAGGACGAGGACGGCCTGCTCGACCTCGCCGGGCTGCCGGTCGAGCCGGGCACGGCGGTGTACTGCTGCGGCCCCGCGCCGCTCCTGACGGCGGTGGAACGGCTCGGCCTCGAAAACCTGCACGTCGAGCGCTTCGCCGCGGAGCCGGACGACGGCCCGCGCACGGCGTTCGAGGTCGAGCTCGCCGGCTCGGGGCGGGTGCTGGCGGTGCCCGCGGACCGGTCGATCCTCGACGTGGTCGAGGAAGCCGGGGTCACGGTGCTGTCCTCGTGCCGCGAAGGCACGTGCGGCACCTGCGAAACCGGCGTGCTCGGCGGGACACCGGAGCACCGCGACGCCGTGCTGACCGACGCCGAGCGGGAAGAGAGCGAGGTGATGATGCTCTGCGTGTCCCGCGCGCGCTCACCCCGCCTGGTGCTCGACCTCTGA
- a CDS encoding FkbM family methyltransferase yields MDAIDLHSINAWEVAFLREEVGAYFANGIGLSPGATVLDVGANVGVFSAAVFERLGGDARIFAFEPLPPLFATLERNAREFFADRLTALPYGLAAVEAELDFSYFPAATIFSSSLRDAGNIEVERRRVTASVVEMIRRGGLGGGLRRIPAPVLRGVVGRKLRVMRELETHRVRVRPLSAVLDEHGIECVDLLKVDVEGAELDVLRGLEDRHWPLVRQAVVEVEGWREHRETVRDVFTSRGFTVQAVQDPVQEAADIGMVFAVSGTRASRG; encoded by the coding sequence ATGGACGCGATCGACCTCCACAGCATCAACGCGTGGGAGGTGGCCTTCCTGCGCGAGGAGGTGGGCGCCTACTTCGCCAACGGCATCGGCCTTTCCCCCGGCGCGACCGTGCTCGACGTCGGCGCCAACGTCGGCGTCTTTTCCGCCGCCGTCTTCGAACGCCTCGGCGGGGACGCGCGGATCTTCGCCTTCGAACCGCTCCCGCCGCTGTTCGCGACCCTGGAGCGCAACGCCCGCGAGTTCTTCGCGGACCGGCTGACCGCGTTGCCCTACGGTCTCGCCGCCGTCGAAGCCGAGCTCGACTTCAGCTACTTCCCGGCCGCCACCATCTTTTCGTCGTCGCTGCGCGACGCGGGCAACATCGAGGTCGAGCGCCGCCGGGTCACCGCCAGCGTCGTCGAAATGATCCGGCGGGGCGGGCTCGGCGGCGGGCTGCGCCGCATCCCCGCCCCCGTCCTGCGCGGTGTCGTCGGCCGCAAGCTGCGTGTCATGCGGGAGCTCGAAACCCATCGTGTCCGGGTCCGGCCGCTCTCGGCGGTGCTCGACGAGCACGGCATCGAGTGCGTCGACCTGCTCAAGGTCGACGTCGAAGGTGCCGAGCTCGACGTCCTGCGCGGCCTCGAAGACCGGCACTGGCCGCTGGTGCGGCAGGCGGTCGTCGAGGTCGAAGGCTGGCGCGAGCACCGCGAGACCGTCCGCGACGTCTTCACCTCGCGCGGGTTCACCGTGCAGGCGGTGCAGGACCCCGTGCAGGAGGCCGCCGACATCGGGATGGTGTTCGCGGTCAGCGGTACCCGAGCCAGTCGAGGTTGA